Proteins encoded in a region of the Homo sapiens chromosome 9, GRCh38.p14 Primary Assembly genome:
- the PRDM12 gene encoding PR domain zinc finger protein 12: MMGSVLPAEALVLKTGLKAPGLALAEVITSDILHSFLYGRWRNVLGEQLFEDKSHHASPKTAFTAEVLAQSFSGEVQKLSSLVLPAEVIIAQSSIPGEGLGIFSKTWIKAGTEMGPFTGRVIAPEHVDICKNNNLMWEVFNEDGTVRYFIDASQEDHRSWMTYIKCARNEQEQNLEVVQIGTSIFYKAIEMIPPDQELLVWYGNSHNTFLGIPGVPGLEEDQKKNKHEDFHPADSAAGPAGRMRCVICHRGFNSRSNLRSHMRIHTLDKPFVCRFCNRRFSQSSTLRNHVRLHTGERPYKCQVCQSAYSQLAGLRAHQKSARHRPPSTALQAHSPALPAPHAHAPALAAAAAAAAAAAAHHLPAMVL, from the exons ATGATGGGCTCCGTGCTCCCGGCTGAGGCCCTGGTGCTCAAGACCGGGCTGAAGGCGCCGGGACTGGCGCTGGCCGAGGTTATCACCTCCGACATCCTGCACAGCTTCCTGTACGGCCGCTGGCGCAACGTGCTCGGGGAGCAGCTCTTCGAGGacaagagccaccacgccagccccAAGACAGCCTTCACCGCCGAGGTGCTGGCGCAGTCCTTCTCCGGCG AAGTGCAGAAGCTGTCCAGCCTGGTGCTGCCTGCGGAGGTGATCATCGCTCAGAGCTCCATCCCTGGCGAGGGCCTCGGCATCTTCTCCAAGACGTGGATCAAGGCGGGAACCGAGATGGGCCCCTTCACCGGCCGCGTGATCGCCCCGGAGCACGTGGACATCTGCAAGAACAACAACCTCATGTGGGAG GTGTTCAATGAGGATGGCACGGTGCGCTACTTCATCGATGCCAGCCAGGAGGACCACCGGAGCTGGATGACCTACATCAAGTGTGCACGTAACGAACAGGAGCAGAACCTGGAGGTGGTCCAGATCGGCACCAGCATCTTCTACAAGGCcattgag ATGATCCCACCTGACCAGGAACTGCTGGTGTGGTACGGAAACTCACACAACACCTTCCTGGGGATCCCAGGTGTGCCCGGGCTAGAGGAGGACCAGAAAAAGAACAAGCATG AGGACTTCCACCCGGCGGACTCGGCGGCTGGCCCCGCGGGCCGCATGCGATGCGTCATCTGCCACCGCGGCTTCAACTCGCGCAGCAACCTGCGCTCGCACATGCGCATCCACACGCTGGACAAGCCCTTCGTGTGCCGCTTCTGCAACCGCCGCTTCAGCCAGTCGTCCACGCTGCGCAACCACGTGCGCCTGCACACGGGCGAGCGCCCCTACAAGTGCCAGGTGTGCCAGAGCGCCTACTCGCAGCTGGCCGGCCTGCGCGCCCACCAGAAGAGCGCGCGGCACCGGCCGCCCAGCACCGCGCTGCAGGCACACTCGCCCGCGCTGCCCGCCCCGCACGCGCACGCGCCCGcgctcgccgccgccgccgccgccgccgccgccgccgccgcgcacCACCTGCCGGCCATGGTGCTGTGA